Proteins encoded together in one Meles meles chromosome 7, mMelMel3.1 paternal haplotype, whole genome shotgun sequence window:
- the LOC123947263 gene encoding uncharacterized protein LOC123947263 isoform X1, with protein sequence MRPGRRSWKRIDTTEDTVSRAAAAWLRLAPTQPQRCVCQALPGVSPVSWRDFWGPGEEEQVWRGLQPHLPPTSTRPRIHGHTDWMEGVQPDKLWCRRMACVDELWVLKLRDQRGQRAACHTSAWLGPLLAGRWAPWDHDEHYCSAPCCMATTMLGKQTCRGLINPALRPPPRRPPGEAPNWGAYPDSGKKSNLLDVWQWPKK encoded by the exons ATGCGccctgggaggaggagctggaagaGAATCGACACCACGGAGGACACGGTCTCTCGCGCCGCTGCTGCCTGGCTGCGCCTGGCACCGACTCAGCCCCAGCGCTGCGTGTGCCAAGCGCTGCCAGGCGTAAGTCCGGTCAGCTGGAGGGACTTCTGGGGACCGGGAGAGGAAGAACAGGTTTGGCGAGGGCTGCAGCCTCACTTGCCACCAACATCGACGCGACCTCGCATACACGGTCACACG GACTGGATGGAAGGCGTCCAACCTGATAAATTATGGTGTAGAAGAATGGCCTGCGTAGACGAGCTCTGGGTACTAAAGTTGCGAGACCAAAGAGGACAGCGGGCTGCCTGCCACACCTCCGCCTGGCTTGGCCCCCTTCTGGCTGGGCGATGGGCGCCGTGGGACCACGATGAGCACTACTGCAGCGCCCCCTGCTGCATGGCAACCACAATGCTTGGAAAACAGACCTGTAGAGGGCTGATCAACCCCgccctccgccccccgccccgccgccctcCCGGGGAAGCACCTAACTGGGGAGCTTACCCGGACTCTGGCAAGAAATCGAATCTCCTGGATGTCTGGCAGTGGCCCAAAAAGTAG
- the LOC123947263 gene encoding uncharacterized protein LOC123947263 isoform X2, protein MRPGRRSWKRIDTTEDTVSRAAAAWLRLAPTQPQRCVCQALPGVSPVSWRDFWGPGEEEQDWMEGVQPDKLWCRRMACVDELWVLKLRDQRGQRAACHTSAWLGPLLAGRWAPWDHDEHYCSAPCCMATTMLGKQTCRGLINPALRPPPRRPPGEAPNWGAYPDSGKKSNLLDVWQWPKK, encoded by the exons ATGCGccctgggaggaggagctggaagaGAATCGACACCACGGAGGACACGGTCTCTCGCGCCGCTGCTGCCTGGCTGCGCCTGGCACCGACTCAGCCCCAGCGCTGCGTGTGCCAAGCGCTGCCAGGCGTAAGTCCGGTCAGCTGGAGGGACTTCTGGGGACCGGGAGAGGAAGAACAG GACTGGATGGAAGGCGTCCAACCTGATAAATTATGGTGTAGAAGAATGGCCTGCGTAGACGAGCTCTGGGTACTAAAGTTGCGAGACCAAAGAGGACAGCGGGCTGCCTGCCACACCTCCGCCTGGCTTGGCCCCCTTCTGGCTGGGCGATGGGCGCCGTGGGACCACGATGAGCACTACTGCAGCGCCCCCTGCTGCATGGCAACCACAATGCTTGGAAAACAGACCTGTAGAGGGCTGATCAACCCCgccctccgccccccgccccgccgccctcCCGGGGAAGCACCTAACTGGGGAGCTTACCCGGACTCTGGCAAGAAATCGAATCTCCTGGATGTCTGGCAGTGGCCCAAAAAGTAG